In Jeotgalibaca arthritidis, a single genomic region encodes these proteins:
- a CDS encoding helix-turn-helix domain-containing protein: MYLTIQETADYLDLPISEIHRLIREKQIRVLRLEDEIMIYREQFNLFLTEREKEKAALEDYLNTPVPEDIDIKDED; encoded by the coding sequence ATGTATCTAACGATTCAAGAAACAGCCGACTATCTAGACTTGCCTATCAGTGAGATTCATCGCTTGATTCGTGAAAAACAAATTCGGGTACTTCGTCTCGAAGATGAGATTATGATTTATCGTGAGCAGTTTAATTTATTCTTAACAGAACGAGAAAAAGAAAAGGCCGCTCTAGAAGACTATCTCAACACACCTGTGCCTGAAGATATTGATATTAAAGATGAAGATTAA
- a CDS encoding zinc ribbon domain-containing protein YjdM translates to METMNCPKCQSEYTYQDGALWVCPECAHEWVPGAELAQDDAVKDVNGNILVDGDDVVVVKDLKVKGSKQAIKQGTKVKSIRLVEDSGDGHNIDCKIDGFGAMKLKSEFVKKS, encoded by the coding sequence ATGGAAACAATGAATTGTCCGAAATGTCAGTCAGAATATACTTATCAGGATGGTGCATTATGGGTGTGCCCAGAATGCGCACACGAATGGGTGCCAGGAGCAGAACTAGCGCAGGATGACGCAGTCAAGGATGTAAATGGAAACATCTTGGTTGATGGTGATGATGTTGTTGTCGTTAAAGATTTGAAAGTAAAAGGTAGTAAACAAGCCATTAAGCAAGGAACAAAAGTGAAGAGTATTCGCTTAGTCGAAGATTCGGGCGACGGCCACAATATTGATTGTAAGATTGATGGCTTTGGTGCCATGAAATTAAAATCAGAGTTCGTTAAAAAGAGCTAA
- a CDS encoding ribosome-binding factor A — translation MLIIENFEEHKIKIEQMYSHLKDEAIIEGLARIDIINGEREVHILDFQNRDEIMKVSDEIGKIRNDYQKINTMFDLVLGDTSDILKYKSNIEKNNKTSNENTLNTLIIHLLSSGRLFIDTLEILMKSKYDKKSIEYSNFKNVLSNKYDEKFVYRFFYYLRNFTQHVGFPVTTISSEIIMNPETNQENTKITAYLNIDYLLSSNYDWKKIVRDDLLNFQNKQEDLEMFELIKEYYQIMAEVMYEIKKQFLDLNHKYLLSLIKKWNLLGLKSNKYAISKILKYDLIHNPSNITLSPINSRYDIEMIYIDLSKIGLVNITN, via the coding sequence ATGTTAATTATTGAAAATTTTGAGGAACATAAAATAAAAATAGAACAAATGTACTCTCATTTAAAAGATGAGGCTATTATAGAAGGTTTAGCAAGAATAGATATAATAAACGGTGAAAGAGAAGTCCATATTCTTGATTTTCAAAATAGAGATGAAATAATGAAAGTCTCAGATGAGATAGGAAAAATACGTAATGATTACCAAAAAATAAATACAATGTTTGATTTAGTGCTAGGTGATACCTCAGATATTTTGAAATATAAAAGTAATATTGAAAAAAATAATAAAACTTCAAATGAGAACACATTAAATACGCTTATAATACATTTATTATCAAGCGGCAGGTTATTTATTGATACGCTAGAAATTCTTATGAAGAGTAAGTATGATAAGAAAAGCATTGAATATTCTAATTTTAAAAATGTATTATCTAACAAATATGATGAAAAATTTGTTTATAGATTCTTTTATTATTTAAGAAACTTTACACAACATGTTGGTTTTCCTGTCACAACCATATCAAGTGAAATCATAATGAACCCTGAAACCAACCAAGAAAACACTAAAATAACGGCTTATCTAAATATTGATTATCTATTAAGTTCCAATTATGACTGGAAAAAAATAGTAAGAGATGATTTATTAAACTTTCAGAATAAACAAGAGGATTTAGAAATGTTTGAACTAATTAAAGAGTACTATCAAATAATGGCTGAAGTAATGTATGAAATAAAAAAACAATTTTTAGATCTTAACCATAAATATTTACTTTCTTTGATAAAAAAGTGGAACCTACTAGGGTTAAAAAGTAACAAATACGCAATCAGTAAAATTTTAAAATATGATTTGATACACAACCCTTCTAATATCACTTTGTCCCCAATTAATAGTAGATATGATATTGAAATGATATACATTGACCTGTCAAAAATTGGATTGGTTAACATTACGAATTGA
- a CDS encoding recombinase family protein, whose translation MNIDKVNKIEHIAIYCRVSTIEQAEEGYSIDEQERLLRDWCNRMNYSVYKVYSDRGISGKDIKNRPALKELLKDAEERKFQMVISWKINRISRKLSDVLKIVDVLEQNNIAFNSYSEQFDNSTPAGKMQFQMMALIGEFERGTIAQNVKMGMCAKAKSGEWCGGRVLGYDLVPVENQGGSKRRKTKLTINEIEARSVRLIFNEYSNGKGYKAITNKLNKLDYKTKKGNDFSVGSIREILTNPVYIGKVRYNVRQNWSEKRRRNINANPIITDGIHEPIIDEGLWDRVQAIMESKKGKPSRIYDGEYPLTGILRCPKCGAGMVISRTTNKLADGTKKRIAYYCCGAWKNKGTSVCNSNTIRVDKANEYVFTKISELLSNEKMVKTIVNNINRERQKKINPAKKELERIDKELEKIDRKKTKLFEAYEEELISKEEFKGRKDELNKRAKSLQEEKEPLLFTLSDDISEEIPYEFIKSILENFSKVLTESATREQQKKLLHMIISEITINEAREIDSIKLKINDKLVDYISKEEGVSIKDTPSSFMLRNIGMSVLNLDIVI comes from the coding sequence ATGAATATAGATAAAGTAAATAAGATTGAGCATATTGCTATATACTGTAGAGTAAGTACAATAGAACAAGCAGAAGAAGGATATAGTATAGATGAACAAGAAAGACTTCTAAGAGATTGGTGTAATAGAATGAATTACTCAGTTTATAAGGTATATTCAGATAGAGGAATAAGTGGTAAAGATATAAAAAATAGACCAGCATTAAAGGAACTTCTAAAGGATGCAGAGGAAAGAAAGTTTCAGATGGTGATTTCTTGGAAAATTAATAGAATAAGTAGAAAACTTTCAGATGTTCTAAAGATAGTAGATGTACTAGAGCAGAATAATATAGCTTTCAATTCTTATTCAGAGCAGTTCGACAATAGTACTCCAGCAGGAAAAATGCAATTTCAGATGATGGCATTGATAGGAGAATTCGAGAGAGGAACAATAGCTCAAAATGTAAAAATGGGAATGTGTGCAAAAGCAAAATCAGGAGAATGGTGTGGTGGAAGAGTTTTAGGATATGACTTAGTTCCTGTGGAGAATCAAGGGGGAAGTAAAAGAAGAAAAACTAAATTAACAATTAATGAAATAGAAGCAAGGTCAGTAAGATTAATCTTTAATGAGTATAGTAATGGGAAAGGATATAAGGCTATTACTAATAAACTAAATAAGCTAGATTATAAGACTAAGAAAGGAAATGATTTTTCTGTAGGTTCAATACGAGAAATTCTAACTAATCCAGTATATATAGGAAAGGTTAGATATAATGTAAGACAAAATTGGTCAGAGAAAAGAAGAAGAAACATAAATGCTAATCCAATAATAACAGATGGAATACATGAACCTATAATAGATGAAGGGTTATGGGATAGAGTACAAGCAATCATGGAAAGTAAGAAAGGTAAACCTTCAAGAATATATGATGGTGAATATCCACTAACAGGAATACTAAGATGTCCTAAATGTGGAGCTGGCATGGTGATTTCAAGAACTACCAATAAGTTAGCTGATGGAACTAAGAAGAGAATAGCTTACTACTGTTGTGGAGCATGGAAGAATAAAGGTACAAGTGTATGTAACTCTAATACAATAAGAGTTGATAAAGCTAATGAGTATGTGTTCACTAAGATTTCAGAATTACTTTCTAATGAGAAAATGGTTAAAACTATAGTAAATAATATTAATAGAGAAAGGCAAAAAAAGATAAATCCAGCTAAGAAGGAGCTAGAAAGAATAGATAAAGAGCTTGAAAAGATAGATAGGAAGAAAACTAAACTTTTCGAAGCATATGAAGAGGAACTAATATCTAAGGAAGAGTTCAAGGGGAGAAAAGATGAGCTAAACAAGAGAGCTAAAAGTCTTCAAGAGGAAAAAGAACCTTTACTGTTTACACTTTCAGATGATATAAGTGAAGAAATACCATATGAATTCATAAAGAGCATACTAGAAAATTTCAGTAAAGTGCTAACAGAAAGTGCAACTAGAGAGCAACAGAAGAAATTGCTTCATATGATAATATCAGAGATAACTATAAATGAAGCAAGAGAAATAGATTCAATAAAACTAAAAATAAATGATAAGTTAGTAGATTATATAAGTAAGGAAGAAGGAGTATCTATAAAAGATACTCCTTCTTCTTTTATGTTAAGAAATATTGGAATGAGTGTGTTAAATTTAGATATTGTTATATAA
- a CDS encoding ClC family H(+)/Cl(-) exchange transporter → MEEKRLDFKLGFVSLVTGLLVGVVVSGFRLAIPFLMGMVGKLLQFGQQSLLHSLLFIFIFATIGVVVSWNVKKEPMIGGSGIPQVAGKLSGQLDFSWFSVLIHKLMGGILTIGSGLTVGREGPSVQIGAAIGQGIAEKSHLNSQNQRYLIVGAASAGMAAAFNSPISGIIFALEELLKRTSRRGFLASSLIIITSTLVSIILLDNTFTLTIPISLELPVRDYPFLIILGMVIGLSGVLFNRVILWGKRVYARWHVPVVIKCSFPFVVTALFLLWDPSLLGSGDHYILMPFHENIALASLLSVYLIKLFLLVVAFSSGLPGGIFFPLLALGSLAGNIVGTSLSMGGLIDQNTLLVFTVIAMAAHFAAIVRAPLTGIFLILEMTGGSIRYLLPLAMVTFVAYLVAELFHSEPIYESLLGLMLANEKEEG, encoded by the coding sequence ATGGAAGAGAAACGTTTAGATTTTAAACTAGGGTTTGTTAGTCTGGTGACAGGGCTTTTAGTTGGTGTTGTGGTGAGTGGCTTTCGGTTGGCTATTCCCTTTTTGATGGGGATGGTAGGAAAGTTATTGCAGTTTGGACAACAAAGTCTCCTTCACTCACTATTGTTTATTTTTATTTTCGCAACGATTGGTGTCGTTGTATCGTGGAACGTCAAAAAAGAACCGATGATTGGCGGTTCAGGTATTCCCCAAGTAGCTGGTAAATTAAGTGGGCAGTTAGACTTCTCCTGGTTCTCTGTCTTGATTCATAAGTTAATGGGTGGCATTCTAACGATTGGGAGCGGTCTGACTGTTGGCCGAGAAGGTCCATCGGTTCAGATTGGCGCAGCAATTGGACAAGGTATTGCCGAAAAAAGTCATTTAAATAGTCAGAACCAACGTTATTTGATTGTAGGCGCCGCTAGTGCGGGGATGGCTGCCGCATTTAACTCACCCATTTCAGGGATTATATTTGCATTAGAAGAACTTTTGAAACGAACCTCGCGGAGAGGGTTTTTAGCCAGTTCCTTAATTATCATTACGTCCACCCTCGTATCAATTATCTTATTAGATAACACCTTTACCCTTACTATTCCTATTTCATTAGAGTTACCAGTAAGAGACTATCCTTTTTTAATTATATTAGGAATGGTCATTGGTTTATCAGGCGTTCTATTTAATCGGGTTATCCTGTGGGGAAAGAGAGTGTATGCACGATGGCATGTCCCTGTTGTTATAAAATGCAGCTTCCCTTTTGTTGTCACAGCACTCTTTTTATTATGGGATCCTAGTCTATTAGGCTCAGGAGATCATTATATATTAATGCCATTCCATGAAAATATAGCTCTCGCCTCTCTACTATCTGTTTACTTGATTAAACTATTCTTATTAGTAGTGGCTTTTTCATCTGGTTTGCCAGGCGGTATATTCTTCCCCTTGTTAGCACTAGGCTCACTTGCCGGCAACATCGTGGGAACAAGTTTATCAATGGGTGGATTAATCGATCAGAACACCTTATTAGTTTTTACGGTCATCGCAATGGCTGCTCATTTTGCTGCAATCGTTCGTGCCCCACTGACTGGTATTTTTCTCATCCTTGAAATGACAGGGGGATCGATTCGTTATCTATTACCCCTTGCAATGGTCACCTTTGTTGCTTACCTTGTCGCTGAACTATTCCATTCCGAACCAATTTATGAATCATTGTTAGGGTTGATGTTGGCGAATGAAAAAGAGGAGGGGTAG
- a CDS encoding amidohydrolase yields MSQIEIKVNPTVKDIILSKESDMIAFRRYLHAHPELSMEEFETTKLIAAKLDEFGIPYRLTKPTGVIAEIKGAGPGKTILLRADMDALSVQQMNDVSYKSSVEGKMHACGHDTHISMLMSAAYALNEVKDQFNGTVRLVFQPAEEIAQGAKLMVEQGAVEGVDNAFGIHIWSVGKSGTVSCPAGPSFAAADIVKISFKGKGGHAAQPNLTIDAAIMASQFVVNAQSIVSRVIDPLHPAVVTLGKMEVGTRFNVIAENATIEGTVRTFDPATRDTVEEALKHYANEIAKMYGGEAEVVYDRMTEPVNNEEKTANLVQQIAAQAFGEEAIDNCPPTMGAEDFGCYMTQIPGAFATVGSASDDDATQWPHHSGNFNVDENALKVGAELYAQYALAYLGQNEF; encoded by the coding sequence ATGAGCCAAATAGAAATAAAAGTAAATCCAACAGTTAAAGACATCATTTTATCTAAAGAAAGCGACATGATCGCCTTTCGTCGTTACTTACATGCACACCCTGAATTGTCGATGGAAGAGTTTGAAACGACAAAACTGATCGCAGCAAAACTAGATGAATTTGGCATTCCTTATCGTTTAACGAAACCAACCGGTGTTATTGCAGAAATCAAAGGGGCAGGTCCTGGTAAAACAATTCTACTGAGAGCAGACATGGATGCCTTATCTGTTCAACAAATGAATGATGTTTCCTACAAATCAAGTGTTGAAGGGAAAATGCACGCTTGCGGACATGATACGCACATTTCTATGCTGATGAGTGCAGCTTATGCCTTGAATGAAGTGAAGGATCAATTTAACGGAACAGTTCGCTTAGTGTTCCAACCGGCAGAAGAGATTGCGCAAGGCGCTAAGCTGATGGTCGAACAAGGGGCTGTTGAAGGTGTTGATAATGCCTTTGGTATCCACATTTGGTCAGTGGGCAAGTCAGGTACTGTTTCGTGTCCAGCGGGTCCGTCTTTCGCGGCAGCTGATATTGTAAAAATTAGTTTTAAAGGAAAGGGCGGCCATGCGGCGCAACCTAACTTAACGATTGATGCAGCGATTATGGCATCTCAATTTGTTGTGAATGCGCAATCGATTGTTTCTCGCGTGATTGATCCCTTACATCCAGCCGTTGTAACGCTTGGTAAAATGGAAGTAGGAACACGTTTTAATGTTATTGCCGAGAATGCAACTATTGAGGGAACGGTTCGAACGTTTGATCCAGCAACGCGCGATACGGTAGAAGAAGCTTTGAAACACTATGCCAATGAAATCGCGAAGATGTACGGTGGGGAGGCTGAAGTGGTCTACGATCGCATGACCGAACCTGTTAATAATGAGGAAAAAACAGCGAATTTAGTTCAACAAATCGCTGCTCAAGCCTTTGGGGAAGAAGCGATTGATAACTGCCCACCAACCATGGGAGCAGAGGACTTTGGTTGTTATATGACACAAATTCCAGGTGCTTTTGCGACAGTTGGTAGTGCTAGCGATGACGACGCAACACAATGGCCGCATCATTCTGGAAACTTTAACGTAGACGAAAATGCTCTGAAAGTTGGGGCAGAGTTATATGCGCAATACGCATTAGCTTACCTAGGTCAAAACGAATTTTAA
- a CDS encoding YehS family protein — translation MNHNDRLVRLRYALDIKDNDMVTIFKLGGMEKTKEDIKAMLTKLAQEDEETNSENVYELMCDDESFERFLNGLITSQRGVQKPKEGQVAQEPKLELTRGNANNLLLKKVKIALSLTSDDLLDILDEAGVSISNSELSAVLRKEGHRNYKPCGDRYARNFLKGLALRYRS, via the coding sequence ATGAATCATAACGACCGATTAGTGCGTTTGCGCTACGCCCTAGATATTAAAGATAACGATATGGTGACAATCTTTAAGTTGGGCGGCATGGAAAAAACCAAAGAAGACATCAAAGCCATGCTAACAAAACTAGCTCAAGAAGATGAAGAAACTAATTCAGAAAACGTCTATGAGTTAATGTGTGACGACGAAAGCTTTGAGCGCTTTTTAAATGGCTTGATCACGTCGCAACGTGGTGTACAAAAGCCTAAAGAAGGCCAAGTCGCTCAAGAACCAAAATTAGAGTTAACAAGAGGCAATGCCAATAACCTATTATTGAAAAAGGTTAAAATCGCTTTGTCACTAACAAGTGACGATTTGCTGGATATTTTAGACGAAGCTGGCGTATCAATTTCAAATAGTGAGTTAAGCGCAGTTCTACGTAAAGAAGGTCACCGTAACTACAAGCCTTGTGGCGACCGCTACGCTAGAAATTTTTTGAAGGGATTAGCCCTTCGTTACCGATCATAA
- a CDS encoding RluA family pseudouridine synthase yields MSLISHRILVDYTKFSPFFLLYYKQQAFRGAITIKKQQKYHKPNHKKQAPAATGVTNYPIKEDAQLLPFLLENLKGGRNAIKAILTRGQVSVDGKTITQHNHPLKPGQVVSVLSNQVAMNKTVLHGISILHEDDDLIVIRKDEGILSVSGKDPSEATAYRQLSAYVKESNKANRIFVVHRLDRDTSGVMIYAKTEAAKTKLQENWHEMVKERTYTALVEGETDNSGKISSWLTENTKSMKVHSHNYDNGGKHAVTHYKKIQGNKNYSLLEVQLETGRKNQIRVHMESIGHPVAGDKKYSARSNPLKRLGLHASSISFIHPTTNKLVSFNVKAQKGFYLSSKEV; encoded by the coding sequence TTGTCCCTCATTTCTCATCGTATTCTTGTTGATTATACCAAATTTTCGCCTTTTTTTCTGCTATACTACAAACAACAAGCATTTCGAGGAGCGATTACTATAAAAAAACAACAAAAGTACCATAAACCTAATCATAAAAAACAAGCACCCGCAGCTACAGGAGTAACCAACTACCCGATTAAAGAAGACGCACAATTACTGCCCTTCCTACTTGAGAACTTAAAAGGTGGCCGTAACGCAATCAAAGCCATTTTGACACGTGGTCAAGTTTCTGTTGATGGAAAAACCATCACTCAGCACAACCACCCCCTTAAACCTGGGCAAGTCGTCAGCGTTTTAAGCAATCAAGTAGCCATGAATAAAACTGTACTTCACGGCATTTCTATTTTACATGAGGACGATGACCTTATCGTTATTCGAAAAGACGAAGGTATCCTCTCTGTTTCTGGAAAAGATCCTTCCGAAGCAACTGCCTACCGCCAGCTTTCTGCTTATGTGAAAGAAAGCAATAAAGCTAACCGTATTTTTGTTGTTCACAGACTAGACCGAGATACCTCCGGCGTTATGATTTATGCTAAAACAGAAGCAGCCAAAACAAAACTGCAAGAAAACTGGCACGAAATGGTTAAAGAACGGACTTATACTGCCTTAGTTGAAGGAGAAACGGATAACTCTGGAAAAATTTCATCTTGGCTAACAGAAAATACTAAGTCTATGAAAGTTCACTCTCACAATTACGACAATGGCGGAAAACACGCTGTCACTCACTACAAAAAAATCCAAGGCAATAAAAATTATTCCTTATTAGAAGTCCAATTAGAGACAGGTCGCAAAAATCAAATCCGTGTTCATATGGAATCTATTGGTCACCCTGTTGCTGGCGACAAAAAATATAGCGCGCGTTCAAATCCATTGAAACGTTTGGGATTACACGCATCTAGTATTTCATTCATCCATCCCACAACAAATAAACTGGTCAGCTTCAATGTCAAAGCACAAAAAGGCTTTTATTTAAGCTCGAAAGAGGTATAA